In Acinetobacter pittii, one genomic interval encodes:
- a CDS encoding HlyD family secretion protein, whose translation MNQDSAHSEQDSPAADTAENSQAPKHDQASDQQETSTNKNDANPPKNSKIKLIIGLIIIALLGLIIFGLWKSYQPKPIELQGRVEAETIHVSTKVPSRIEEIYVQEGQKISKGQPLVRLISPEIEAKKQQALATLQSALAFQSTVDRGSQQENIDTLYANWQSTKAQANLAKTTYQRGENLYRQGVISRQRRDEMLAAQTSAQELSEASYQQYARAKRGSTSQQKSTADAQVEIAKAAVAEAKALEEETRLLSPISGTVSKTYGKPSELVAMGVPVVSILEDDDLWVSLNVGENQYASVYKNKTLEGFIPALNQKVNFKIENIDAEGEFATIKTTRQTGGYDIRSFKLHLVPESPVKDLKVGMSVLFKIKEEK comes from the coding sequence ATGAATCAAGACTCAGCTCATTCAGAACAAGATTCTCCTGCTGCGGATACGGCAGAAAACAGCCAAGCTCCAAAACATGATCAAGCTAGTGATCAGCAAGAAACAAGCACAAATAAAAATGACGCCAATCCTCCTAAAAATTCCAAAATCAAACTGATTATTGGCCTGATCATCATTGCCTTATTAGGTTTAATTATTTTTGGTTTGTGGAAAAGCTATCAACCCAAACCTATTGAACTACAAGGCCGTGTTGAAGCTGAAACTATTCACGTAAGTACAAAAGTTCCGAGTCGTATTGAAGAAATTTATGTACAAGAAGGCCAGAAAATTTCCAAAGGTCAGCCACTTGTTCGTTTGATTAGCCCTGAAATAGAAGCTAAAAAGCAACAAGCCTTGGCTACCTTACAATCAGCTTTAGCATTTCAATCTACGGTCGATCGCGGTTCTCAACAAGAAAATATCGATACCCTTTATGCCAACTGGCAAAGCACCAAAGCGCAAGCAAATCTTGCAAAAACCACTTACCAACGTGGCGAAAATTTATATAGACAAGGGGTAATTTCGCGTCAAAGACGAGATGAAATGCTCGCAGCACAGACCTCTGCTCAAGAATTAAGTGAAGCCTCTTATCAACAATATGCTCGTGCAAAACGTGGAAGCACCAGCCAGCAAAAATCTACAGCAGATGCACAGGTTGAAATTGCAAAAGCTGCGGTAGCTGAAGCAAAAGCTTTAGAGGAAGAGACACGCTTACTCTCTCCGATTTCGGGTACAGTTTCAAAAACTTACGGTAAGCCTTCTGAATTAGTCGCTATGGGTGTACCTGTTGTCAGCATTTTAGAAGATGATGATTTATGGGTAAGTTTAAACGTCGGTGAAAATCAATACGCCTCTGTTTATAAAAACAAAACCCTTGAAGGATTCATTCCGGCTCTTAATCAGAAGGTGAATTTTAAAATTGAGAATATTGATGCTGAAGGCGAATTTGCCACCATAAAAACGACTCGCCAAACCGGAGGCTATGATATTCGTAGCTTCAAATTACATCTGGTGCCTGAAAGTCCTGTCAAAGATTTAAAGGTTGGCATGAGCGTTCTATTTAAAATTAAAGAAGAAAAATAA
- the ybhR gene encoding ABC transporter permease, with amino-acid sequence MKEFLKAYGQTFKDIVSNSSVFTTLILSVILYSFFYPTAYKAERAESIPIVIVDEEQSLLTSQLIGQSANSPHVHIVTVTSNFLQAEQMVREQKADGILLLPNNLTQSLRRGETGGIGLYLSTTNFLKTKEIGLGLATSIEATLKEYIEKFGQRTHFQPALSIHQVPLFNPLSGYGSYIFPAVASLIIHQTIVLGLAMLIASYREQNKKITTVRFAGIFASILTIGCLGCFYLFGFTLWFNDYPHGGNFIGLLIAVPIFISCVIGLGMLIGSLLDMPERAGHIIVFSSVPLFLLTGAAWPHQAMPDWLQWLAWCLPSTHAVQMFVQLNQMGVPLATVVPKLIFLGTIGLLLGSLAYYRIVKKTSL; translated from the coding sequence ATGAAAGAATTCTTAAAGGCGTATGGGCAAACATTTAAAGATATTGTAAGTAATAGCTCAGTTTTTACGACTCTGATTTTATCGGTAATTCTTTATAGCTTTTTTTATCCTACTGCCTATAAAGCTGAGCGTGCAGAATCTATTCCTATTGTGATTGTTGATGAAGAGCAAAGCCTCTTAACTTCTCAATTAATCGGCCAAAGTGCAAATAGCCCGCATGTTCATATTGTGACCGTTACAAGCAATTTTTTACAAGCTGAACAAATGGTACGTGAGCAAAAAGCTGATGGTATTTTACTTTTACCAAACAACCTAACTCAAAGCTTACGCCGAGGTGAAACGGGTGGAATTGGCTTATACTTAAGCACAACCAACTTTTTAAAAACTAAAGAAATTGGTTTAGGTCTAGCAACCTCAATTGAAGCTACATTAAAAGAATATATTGAAAAATTCGGTCAACGCACGCATTTCCAGCCAGCGCTTTCTATTCATCAAGTGCCGTTATTTAATCCGCTTTCAGGATATGGAAGTTATATTTTTCCGGCTGTGGCATCGTTAATTATTCATCAAACGATTGTGCTCGGTTTAGCAATGCTAATTGCAAGTTACCGTGAACAAAATAAAAAAATTACAACTGTTCGCTTTGCTGGAATTTTCGCAAGTATATTGACCATTGGCTGTTTAGGTTGTTTTTATCTTTTCGGTTTTACTCTGTGGTTCAATGACTATCCACACGGTGGAAATTTTATTGGTCTACTCATTGCTGTTCCAATTTTTATTAGTTGTGTGATTGGACTAGGTATGTTGATCGGCTCACTTTTAGATATGCCAGAGCGTGCCGGACATATTATTGTGTTTAGTTCAGTACCTTTATTCTTACTCACTGGAGCTGCTTGGCCTCATCAAGCAATGCCTGACTGGTTACAATGGCTGGCGTGGTGTTTACCTTCCACACATGCGGTACAAATGTTTGTGCAACTTAACCAGATGGGTGTTCCGTTAGCGACAGTTGTACCGAAACTGATTTTTCTTGGGACCATTGGATTATTATTAGGAAGCTTAGCCTATTATCGGATTGTTAAAAAAACGTCTTTATAA
- a CDS encoding electron transfer flavoprotein subunit alpha/FixB family protein, whose product MSILVIADHNNQVLNGATLNVVAAAQKIGGDITVLVAGSGAQAVADAAAKVAGVSKVLLADNAAYANQLAENVAGLVADLAKGYKYVLAASTTTGKNILPRVAALLDVSMITDIISVESANTFKRPIYAGNAIATVQSDEAIIVGTVRGTAFDPVAAEGGSAAVETVGEVKDAGISNFVSEEIVKLDRPELTAARIVVSGGRGVGSGENYHKVLDPLADKLGAAQGASRAAVDAGFVPNDFQVGQTGKIVAPELYVAVGISGAIQHLAGMKDSKVIVAINKDEEAPINSVADYWLVGDLNTVVPELVSKL is encoded by the coding sequence ATGAGTATTTTAGTTATCGCTGACCACAACAACCAAGTACTTAACGGTGCTACTTTAAACGTTGTTGCTGCAGCACAAAAAATCGGTGGTGATATTACTGTATTAGTTGCTGGTTCTGGTGCTCAAGCAGTTGCTGATGCTGCTGCTAAAGTTGCTGGTGTAAGCAAAGTTTTACTTGCTGACAACGCTGCTTATGCAAACCAATTAGCTGAAAACGTAGCTGGCTTAGTTGCTGACTTGGCTAAAGGTTACAAATACGTATTAGCTGCTTCTACAACAACTGGTAAGAACATTCTTCCACGTGTTGCTGCTCTTCTTGATGTGAGCATGATCACAGATATTATTTCTGTTGAATCTGCAAACACATTCAAGCGTCCTATCTACGCTGGTAACGCGATTGCAACTGTTCAATCTGACGAAGCAATCATTGTTGGTACTGTTCGTGGTACAGCATTTGATCCAGTTGCTGCGGAAGGTGGTTCAGCTGCGGTTGAAACAGTTGGCGAAGTAAAAGATGCAGGTATTTCTAACTTCGTATCTGAAGAAATCGTTAAACTTGACCGTCCAGAATTAACTGCAGCTCGCATCGTAGTTTCTGGTGGTCGTGGTGTAGGTTCTGGTGAGAACTACCATAAAGTACTTGATCCATTAGCTGACAAGCTTGGTGCAGCACAAGGTGCTTCACGTGCAGCAGTTGATGCGGGCTTTGTACCTAACGACTTCCAAGTGGGTCAAACTGGTAAAATCGTTGCGCCTGAGCTTTACGTTGCTGTAGGTATTTCTGGTGCGATCCAGCATTTAGCTGGTATGAAAGATTCTAAAGTTATTGTTGCAATCAACAAAGACGAAGAAGCGCCAATCAACAGTGTTGCTGACTACTGGTTAGTTGGTGATTTGAACACTGTAGTACCTGAATTGGTATCTAAACTTTAA
- the etfB gene encoding electron transfer flavoprotein subunit beta/FixA family protein has protein sequence MKALVAVKRVVDANVKVRVKPDNSGVDLTNVKMSINPFCEIAVEEAVRLKEKGTVSEIVVVSVGPKEAQEQIRSAMALGADRGILVETTDEIGALEVAKILKGVVDAEKPELILLGKQAIDDDSNQVGQMLGALLSAGQGTFASEVKVDGGKVQVTREVDGGLQTVELTLPAIITTDLRLNEPRYAALPNIMKARKKPLDTKSPADYGVTAGTKLKTVKVEAPAERKAGVQVKSVDELVEKLKNEAKVI, from the coding sequence ATGAAGGCTCTTGTTGCTGTAAAACGCGTGGTTGATGCCAACGTTAAAGTTCGTGTTAAGCCGGACAATAGTGGGGTTGACCTAACTAACGTTAAAATGTCAATTAACCCATTTTGTGAAATCGCAGTGGAAGAAGCGGTTCGCTTAAAAGAAAAAGGAACAGTATCAGAAATCGTTGTTGTTTCTGTAGGTCCTAAAGAAGCTCAAGAACAAATCCGTTCTGCAATGGCTCTAGGCGCAGATCGCGGTATTTTAGTTGAAACTACTGATGAAATTGGCGCTTTAGAAGTTGCTAAAATTTTAAAAGGTGTTGTTGACGCTGAAAAACCAGAACTTATCCTTCTTGGTAAACAAGCAATTGATGATGATTCTAACCAAGTAGGTCAAATGCTTGGTGCTTTACTAAGTGCTGGTCAAGGTACATTTGCTTCTGAAGTGAAAGTTGATGGCGGTAAAGTACAAGTAACTCGTGAAGTTGACGGTGGTTTACAAACTGTTGAACTTACACTTCCTGCAATCATCACGACTGACTTGCGTTTGAACGAGCCACGTTATGCAGCATTGCCTAACATCATGAAAGCTCGTAAGAAGCCACTTGATACTAAATCTCCTGCTGATTATGGCGTTACAGCTGGTACTAAGCTTAAAACTGTTAAAGTTGAAGCTCCGGCAGAACGTAAAGCTGGTGTACAAGTGAAATCTGTAGATGAGCTTGTTGAAAAATTGAAAAATGAAGCGAAAGTGATCTAA
- the gyrA gene encoding DNA gyrase subunit A, producing MSVSEIRPIAIEDELKHSYLDYAMSVIVSRALPDVRDGLKPVHRRVLYAMHELGNDYNKAYKKSARVVGDVIGKYHPHGDSAVYETIVRMAQDFSLRYLLVDGQGNFGSIDGDSAAAMRYTEVRMTKLAHELLADLEKDTVDWEDNYDGSERIPQVLPTRVPNLLINGAAGIAVGMATNMAPHNMTEVVNACLAYADNPNISIEGLMEYITGPDFPTGGIIYGKSGIVDAYRTGKGRLHIRGKYHFEEDEKTGRTTIVFTEIPYQVNKARVIERIAELVKEKKLEGISELRDESDKEGMRIAIDLKRGENAEVVVNNLFLNTQLENSFSINMVCLDNGQPKLMNLKDIIAAFIRHRQEVVTRRTMFELRKARERGHILEGLTVALANIDEIIETIKTSANPAEARERLLAGEWAGGGVVSLLEKAGAISVRPDEIEGENPDRPFGLTESIYRLSPTQVGAILELRLHRLTGLEQDKLHAEYTEILGQIAELTAILNDFNLLMAVIREELALVLQQYGDGRRTEIIESRIDFSREDLIPEEQVVLTVSQTGYAKTQPLSDYQAQRRGGRGKSATSMKDDDFIQHLIVASNHATVLCFTNVGKVYRLRVFEVPQASRGAKGRPIVNLLPLDANETVTAILPLTEFPENHYVFMATASGTVKRVDLEQFANIRSNGLRAIELNEEDTLIGVAITDGNQQIMLFSNEGKAIRFAETDVRAMGRTAKGVRGMRVSFASSILSEEDAEVENDDSDDSEDSADLNLVSRIVSLVVVPETGEVLCASANGYGKRTPVNDFPTKKRGGKGVIAIKTSERNGELVGAVSIDETKELLLISDGGTLVRTRAAEVAMTGRNAQGVRLIRLSEEETLVGVVSIEAVEDEEEFLEGEVDTSDVDGEDAVSTNDDVSEE from the coding sequence ATGAGCGTATCGGAAATCCGACCGATTGCCATTGAGGACGAACTCAAGCATTCATATTTAGATTACGCGATGAGTGTAATCGTATCTCGTGCATTGCCGGATGTGAGAGACGGTCTTAAACCTGTTCACCGTCGTGTGCTATATGCCATGCACGAATTGGGCAATGACTATAACAAAGCCTACAAGAAATCTGCACGTGTTGTTGGGGACGTAATCGGTAAATATCACCCTCATGGTGACTCAGCTGTTTATGAAACCATTGTACGTATGGCCCAGGACTTTAGCTTACGTTATTTATTGGTAGATGGTCAGGGTAACTTCGGTTCGATTGATGGTGATAGTGCAGCTGCGATGCGTTATACCGAAGTCCGTATGACTAAGCTTGCACACGAGCTTCTTGCAGATCTAGAAAAAGACACGGTTGATTGGGAAGATAACTACGACGGTTCTGAGCGTATTCCTCAGGTACTTCCGACACGTGTTCCTAACTTGTTAATTAATGGTGCTGCTGGTATTGCCGTTGGTATGGCAACTAACATGGCACCACACAACATGACAGAAGTTGTGAATGCATGTTTGGCCTATGCTGACAATCCGAATATCTCTATTGAAGGATTGATGGAATACATTACTGGTCCTGACTTCCCTACAGGCGGTATTATTTACGGTAAATCAGGCATTGTTGATGCCTACCGTACGGGTAAAGGTCGTTTACACATTCGTGGTAAGTACCATTTCGAAGAAGATGAAAAGACAGGTCGTACAACCATCGTCTTTACTGAAATTCCATATCAAGTAAACAAAGCAAGAGTTATTGAACGTATTGCCGAGTTAGTGAAAGAGAAAAAACTTGAAGGTATTTCAGAACTTCGTGATGAATCTGACAAAGAAGGTATGCGTATTGCAATTGACTTAAAGCGTGGCGAAAACGCTGAAGTGGTTGTAAATAACTTATTCCTAAATACCCAGCTTGAAAACTCATTCAGCATCAACATGGTTTGTCTAGACAATGGACAACCAAAACTGATGAATCTGAAAGATATTATTGCGGCATTTATCCGTCACCGCCAAGAAGTTGTGACACGCCGTACCATGTTCGAACTGCGTAAAGCACGTGAACGTGGCCATATCTTAGAAGGCTTAACAGTTGCTTTAGCCAATATCGATGAGATTATTGAAACCATCAAAACTTCTGCTAACCCTGCTGAAGCGCGTGAGCGTTTACTTGCGGGTGAGTGGGCAGGTGGTGGTGTCGTTTCATTACTTGAAAAAGCGGGTGCTATTTCTGTTCGTCCAGATGAAATCGAAGGTGAAAACCCAGATCGTCCATTTGGTTTAACTGAGTCGATTTACCGTTTATCGCCAACACAAGTAGGTGCAATTTTAGAATTACGCTTACATCGCTTAACTGGCCTTGAACAAGACAAATTACATGCAGAATATACTGAAATTTTAGGTCAAATTGCTGAACTTACGGCAATTTTGAATGATTTCAATTTATTGATGGCTGTAATTCGTGAAGAGTTAGCACTAGTACTACAACAGTATGGTGATGGACGTCGCACTGAAATTATTGAATCACGTATTGATTTTAGCCGTGAAGATTTAATTCCTGAAGAGCAAGTTGTATTAACGGTTTCACAAACAGGTTATGCAAAAACTCAACCACTTTCAGACTATCAGGCTCAGCGCCGTGGTGGACGTGGTAAGTCTGCAACCTCAATGAAAGATGATGACTTTATTCAACATCTCATTGTGGCTTCAAACCATGCGACTGTGCTTTGCTTTACCAATGTAGGTAAAGTATATCGTCTTCGCGTGTTTGAAGTGCCTCAAGCATCACGTGGTGCCAAAGGCCGTCCAATTGTGAACTTGTTACCTTTAGATGCGAATGAAACAGTAACAGCTATCTTGCCGTTAACTGAGTTCCCGGAAAACCATTACGTATTTATGGCGACAGCGTCAGGTACGGTTAAACGTGTTGATTTAGAGCAATTCGCTAATATCCGTTCAAATGGTTTACGCGCAATTGAACTCAATGAAGAAGATACCTTAATTGGTGTTGCGATTACTGATGGTAATCAGCAAATCATGTTGTTCTCGAACGAAGGTAAGGCAATTCGTTTTGCTGAGACTGATGTGCGTGCAATGGGTCGTACCGCGAAAGGTGTTCGTGGTATGCGTGTAAGCTTTGCAAGCAGTATCTTAAGCGAAGAAGATGCGGAAGTTGAAAATGATGATTCTGATGATAGTGAAGATTCAGCAGATCTAAATCTAGTAAGCCGTATCGTATCGCTTGTGGTTGTACCTGAGACAGGTGAAGTACTGTGTGCAAGTGCCAACGGTTATGGTAAGCGTACTCCTGTAAATGACTTCCCAACCAAGAAACGTGGTGGTAAGGGTGTCATTGCGATTAAGACAAGCGAACGTAACGGTGAGCTTGTTGGTGCAGTTTCTATTGATGAAACCAAAGAGTTGTTACTTATTTCTGACGGCGGTACATTAGTTCGTACTCGCGCAGCAGAAGTTGCAATGACTGGTCGTAATGCACAAGGTGTACGTCTGATTCGTTTAAGCGAAGAAGAAACTCTAGTGGGCGTTGTGTCTATTGAAGCTGTTGAAGATGAAGAAGAGTTTCTCGAAGGAGAAGTTGATACTTCAGATGTAGATGGTGAAGATGCAGTTTCTACGAATGACGATGTGTCAGAAGAGTAA
- a CDS encoding ABC transporter permease, with amino-acid sequence MFASILRELNYLRSNKWDLCMVTLIPAFIIFMFSSMFYAGKAEHLPIAIIDQDQSELSRNIEKYLSLNHTVDIKTITASSTEAEQLLNETKIWGYVFIPDGAEKRFVKAQDAQISIAFNQSFFSVGNTISSAMLVSTLNALADYAGQSYLANSIPYLDVPTAHVKISTLYNPSMSYEFYLEPFMVPAVLHLLLCCCVAFAIGQELKRGTLTTWVNRESFVQGLLAKNLLYSLIFCAWTWLWMFWLIEIRGWFVAGSLSLLVCAQFLLYFAYALISSTVILATKNLSKTFGFIAVYGGSSLSFAGVTLPLNNAPIFTKFWSLIIPYTPYAKLQTEQWVIGSPVFISMIPFLILLGYCLIYFFLSCLLLKKLVQGATQ; translated from the coding sequence ATGTTTGCCAGTATATTACGTGAACTAAACTATCTAAGAAGCAATAAATGGGATTTGTGTATGGTGACACTTATCCCTGCTTTTATCATTTTTATGTTTAGCAGCATGTTTTACGCAGGTAAAGCTGAACATTTACCGATTGCAATTATTGATCAGGACCAAAGTGAACTCAGCCGTAATATTGAAAAATATCTTTCTTTAAATCATACGGTAGACATTAAGACAATTACGGCAAGCTCCACTGAGGCTGAACAACTACTTAATGAAACCAAAATATGGGGTTATGTTTTCATTCCAGACGGCGCTGAAAAACGTTTTGTAAAAGCGCAAGATGCTCAAATCAGCATTGCATTTAACCAGTCTTTTTTTAGTGTCGGGAACACGATTTCCTCTGCAATGCTAGTCAGTACACTCAATGCTTTAGCAGATTATGCAGGTCAAAGTTATCTTGCAAATAGTATTCCCTATTTAGATGTACCTACCGCGCATGTCAAAATCTCAACGCTTTACAATCCAAGCATGAGCTATGAATTTTATTTAGAACCTTTCATGGTTCCAGCGGTATTACACTTATTATTATGTTGTTGTGTTGCCTTTGCTATTGGACAAGAACTGAAACGTGGCACGTTAACAACATGGGTAAACCGAGAAAGTTTTGTTCAAGGCTTATTGGCTAAAAATCTGCTTTATAGCCTTATATTTTGTGCGTGGACATGGCTATGGATGTTCTGGCTAATTGAAATCCGTGGCTGGTTCGTAGCAGGTTCTCTTAGTTTATTGGTATGCGCACAGTTCCTACTTTATTTTGCTTATGCTTTGATTAGCAGCACGGTCATTCTTGCAACCAAAAATCTAAGTAAAACTTTCGGCTTTATTGCAGTCTATGGTGGGTCTTCTTTAAGTTTCGCCGGTGTTACACTACCTTTGAATAATGCCCCTATTTTTACCAAGTTTTGGTCACTCATTATTCCTTATACCCCTTATGCCAAATTGCAAACCGAACAATGGGTGATCGGCAGTCCAGTTTTCATTTCTATGATTCCTTTTTTAATACTCTTGGGTTATTGCCTGATTTACTTCTTTTTAAGTTGTCTATTACTTAAAAAATTAGTTCAGGGAGCAACCCAATGA
- a CDS encoding TolC family protein, which yields MPAHRYRQSIFPFSFKPKHLALALGLFFTNHLYAESLSYAEAEQQALKSSYSTQANQALQQASQLEAEAVKGLGLPRVDLNVRAYAFHSETDVPLGSFKQKLENDLSQGLNDKLSQWNNVIPSDVLGQVQEGANQTIHDGVNRFPNYANLTIEDQVVRPSISVVMPLYTGGLTSSAKKIANIQAQRSELSSQQQQDIQRFEVVQSYFNVQLQQQLVASSLFNFNAMQKHYSNALKLEQQGFISKGQRMQFEVARNNAERTLQNAQANLNASRFSLNNLLHQQNNTDLSTPLFVNNTPSQTLESLLTSYSQKSSLVQKMQMDTQLANVNIQAQQAAKKPSLFAFGEYALDENENWIVGVMAKYNLFSGVDKNKNIHAAELKRYASELMTERTKQEIEALLNKSYNELNSAQQSHQLLQRNVNAAQENLRIQELSFREGMGTATQVIDAQNALSALKTEMALNAYKYVMSLATLLQSHGSIDQFKAYVNQPHTDYIR from the coding sequence ATGCCAGCACATCGATATAGACAGTCTATTTTTCCCTTTTCATTTAAACCAAAACATCTTGCTTTGGCTTTAGGTCTTTTTTTTACTAATCATTTATATGCCGAAAGTTTAAGTTATGCCGAAGCAGAACAACAAGCTTTGAAAAGTTCATATAGTACTCAAGCCAATCAAGCATTGCAGCAAGCCTCTCAATTAGAAGCTGAAGCAGTAAAGGGCCTCGGATTACCTCGAGTTGATTTAAATGTCAGAGCATATGCTTTTCACAGTGAAACAGATGTACCTCTGGGCTCTTTTAAACAAAAACTTGAGAATGATTTAAGCCAAGGGCTAAATGATAAACTTTCACAGTGGAACAATGTCATTCCATCAGATGTGCTGGGGCAAGTCCAAGAAGGCGCAAACCAAACTATCCATGATGGTGTAAATCGTTTTCCAAATTATGCAAATTTAACTATTGAAGATCAGGTTGTACGCCCTTCTATTTCAGTTGTTATGCCACTTTATACAGGCGGCTTAACCAGTAGTGCTAAAAAAATAGCAAATATCCAAGCGCAGCGTTCGGAACTTTCAAGCCAACAACAACAAGATATACAGCGATTCGAAGTTGTACAAAGTTACTTCAATGTTCAATTACAACAGCAATTGGTAGCAAGTAGCCTATTTAACTTTAATGCTATGCAAAAACATTACAGCAATGCCCTAAAGCTCGAGCAACAAGGGTTTATTAGCAAAGGGCAACGCATGCAGTTTGAAGTAGCGCGTAATAATGCGGAACGTACTTTACAAAATGCTCAAGCCAACTTAAATGCCAGTCGCTTTAGCCTTAATAATCTTTTACATCAACAAAATAATACGGATTTAAGTACCCCATTATTTGTAAACAATACGCCAAGCCAAACTCTAGAATCACTTTTAACCAGTTATTCGCAAAAATCTAGCTTAGTACAAAAAATGCAAATGGATACTCAGCTGGCTAATGTAAATATTCAAGCTCAACAAGCTGCAAAAAAACCAAGTCTTTTTGCCTTTGGAGAATATGCGCTTGATGAAAATGAAAACTGGATTGTGGGTGTGATGGCAAAATACAATCTATTTTCTGGTGTAGACAAAAATAAGAATATTCATGCCGCCGAATTAAAGCGTTACGCTTCTGAACTCATGACCGAAAGAACCAAACAAGAAATTGAAGCTCTTTTGAATAAGTCATATAACGAGCTTAACTCTGCTCAGCAAAGTCATCAGCTTTTACAAAGAAACGTAAATGCTGCTCAAGAAAACCTACGTATTCAAGAACTTTCTTTCCGCGAAGGAATGGGCACAGCAACCCAAGTGATTGATGCGCAAAATGCATTAAGTGCGTTAAAAACTGAAATGGCTTTAAATGCTTATAAATATGTCATGTCACTTGCAACTTTACTGCAAAGTCATGGCTCAATTGACCAGTTTAAAGCTTACGTTAATCAACCACATACCGACTATATTCGTTAA
- the serC gene encoding 3-phosphoserine/phosphohydroxythreonine transaminase: protein MRAYNFCAGPAALPTAVLEKAQQELLDWQGKGLSIMEMSHRSADYVAVAEKAEADLRKLMNIPENYKVLFLQGGASLQFSAIPLNLLGKNSKADYIHTGIWSEKALKEAKRYGDINVVEAGIKVDGKFAISEQSEWNLSDDAAYVHYADNETIGGLQFAGIPDVKAPLVCDYSSSILSAPLDVTKFGLIYAGAQKNIGPAGLTIVIIRDDLLDQAKPEIPSILKYADQAKNGSMVNTPSTYAWYLSGLVFEWLLEQGGVDAIHKVNLEKAQLLYGYIDSSDFYNNPIAIPNRSIMNVPFTLADEALEKQFLKEAEANHLLNLAGHRSVGGMRASIYNAVPLEGVQALINFMDDFAKRNG, encoded by the coding sequence ATGCGCGCGTACAATTTCTGTGCTGGTCCTGCTGCATTACCTACTGCCGTTTTAGAAAAAGCTCAACAAGAATTGTTGGATTGGCAAGGTAAAGGTCTATCCATCATGGAAATGAGTCACCGTAGTGCTGACTATGTTGCTGTAGCTGAAAAAGCTGAGGCAGATTTACGCAAGTTAATGAATATTCCAGAAAACTATAAAGTACTGTTTTTACAAGGCGGTGCGTCATTACAATTTTCTGCGATTCCTTTAAACCTTTTAGGTAAGAACAGTAAAGCCGACTATATTCATACTGGCATCTGGTCTGAAAAAGCGTTAAAAGAAGCAAAACGTTATGGCGATATTAATGTTGTAGAAGCTGGTATTAAAGTAGATGGCAAGTTCGCAATTTCTGAACAAAGCGAATGGAATTTGTCTGATGATGCAGCCTATGTACATTATGCAGATAATGAAACGATTGGTGGCCTACAGTTCGCAGGAATTCCTGATGTAAAAGCGCCACTTGTTTGTGATTATTCATCAAGTATTTTATCTGCTCCATTAGATGTGACCAAGTTTGGTCTAATCTATGCTGGTGCGCAAAAAAATATTGGTCCTGCTGGTTTAACAATTGTCATTATTCGTGATGACTTACTTGATCAAGCTAAACCAGAAATTCCAAGCATTTTAAAATATGCTGACCAAGCCAAAAATGGTTCTATGGTAAATACACCATCGACTTATGCATGGTACTTGTCTGGTTTAGTATTTGAGTGGTTGCTAGAGCAGGGTGGGGTAGATGCGATCCATAAAGTGAACCTTGAAAAAGCTCAATTGCTCTATGGTTATATCGACTCAAGTGATTTCTACAATAACCCGATTGCCATTCCAAACCGTTCAATTATGAATGTACCGTTTACTTTGGCAGATGAAGCTTTAGAAAAGCAATTCTTAAAAGAAGCGGAAGCTAATCACTTGTTGAATTTAGCTGGACACCGTTCTGTAGGTGGTATGCGTGCAAGTATTTATAATGCCGTACCATTAGAAGGTGTACAGGCTTTAATCAACTTTATGGATGATTTTGCAAAGCGTAATGGTTAA